The Achromobacter pestifer genome includes a region encoding these proteins:
- a CDS encoding TetR/AcrR family transcriptional regulator — protein sequence MDSSIPPSSESAAPEAGRRERKRLQTLDHLAQTAWRLFETLGYDAVTMEQIAAQADVSKGTLYNHFPVKEALLAHRFHGELAASIRELQPALRALPTLARRLTRILHASAHWSESHRAYLGPYLRYRLSTLQPGARDDGRYPRSGMQALYTALVEEAQAAGQARTDLAAAQLAHQLQFLYLGAMLRWLDQPRASLKAEFDAAISLFVRGVTPEVSA from the coding sequence ATGGACTCCTCCATCCCGCCCTCATCCGAATCCGCCGCGCCCGAGGCCGGGCGCCGGGAACGCAAACGCCTGCAAACCCTGGACCACCTGGCGCAAACCGCCTGGCGCCTGTTCGAAACCCTGGGTTATGACGCGGTCACCATGGAACAGATCGCCGCGCAGGCGGATGTTTCCAAGGGCACGCTGTACAACCATTTCCCCGTCAAGGAAGCCCTGCTGGCGCACCGCTTCCATGGCGAACTGGCCGCCAGCATCCGGGAACTCCAGCCGGCGCTGCGCGCCCTGCCCACCCTCGCCCGGCGCTTGACGCGGATACTGCATGCCTCGGCCCACTGGTCCGAATCGCATCGCGCCTACCTGGGGCCGTACCTGCGCTACCGGCTTTCCACGCTGCAGCCCGGCGCGCGCGACGACGGCCGCTATCCGCGCAGCGGCATGCAGGCGCTGTACACGGCGCTGGTCGAGGAGGCTCAGGCCGCCGGCCAGGCGCGGACCGATCTAGCCGCCGCGCAACTGGCGCATCAGCTGCAATTCCTGTACCTGGGCGCGATGCTGCGCTGGCTGGACCAACCCCGCGCCAGCTTGAAGGCGGAGTTCGACGCCGCCATCAGCCTCTTCGTGCGCGGCGTGACCCCCGAGGTGTCGGCATGA